The genome window GTAAAGCGACCAGCGCGGCGTTGCCCAGCACCACCGGATAACGCGGCTCCGTCTTGCCGATCTCGGCACTGATGCGAGCGATTTCCAATACAAGCAAGCCGGTGCGTGCAGTCAGCGATGCCACATCCGCTGAACTGACGGAAGGATCAAGCTCGATCAACACGTCCCCTTGCTTGACGTGTGCGCCTTCTCGAACATGGATCGCTGTGATAATGGCATTCTCCGGCGACTGCAGCATCTTGATTTGGCCTTCGGGAATGATCTTGCCCTGCGCGGTAGACACCACATCAGTCTCGCCCCAACAGCACCAAGCGATTGCTGCGGCGGTCAGGCAGAGTACGGCGCCCTGTAGCCAGTCGTGCGAACGCGGCAGTTCAGCGTCGGCAATGTCAGCGACGTCCACACGCTGTGCAGGCTGCGACTTAGCGGGGTCAGCCATATTGCACCTCCTCGCTGCCATTCGCTTCGGCCCGCACCGGGCCTTGTTCCAGCATGTGGCGATATGCATCACAGCTGGCCATCAACGCCGCGTGGCTGCCACTGGCCACCAACGCGCCTTGATCCAGCACATGGATCGTGTCGCAGTGCTCGACTGAACGAATTCTATGCGTGATGACAATGATTTTTCTTCCTTTAAATATCTGGAATAGATTGCGATAGATCAATTTCTCGCTTGGGAAATCTAACGCGCTGGTGGCTTCGTCCAGGATAAGGACATCCGGCTGGTCCAGAATAGCGCGCGCGATGGCAATGCGCTGACGCTGGCCGCCCGAAACCGCCACACCGTTTTCACCTAGGACGGTACGATAGCCATGCTGCAGATTGTCAATGAACTCGTGCGCCCCGACACACTGCGCAGCGGCCACGATCTCCTCCATGCTGGCCCATGGCGCTCGGATAGCGATATTTTCGGCGACAGACATGGTGAAGAGTTGCGTATCCTGCACGACAAGGCTGACCCGTTTGCGCAACAGCACCGGATCAATACCGCGCAAGTCGCTTGCTCCATATTGAATCGAGCCAATGCTTTGCTGTTGCAGCTTGAGCAGTAACTTGAGCAATGTGCTTTTGCCGGAGCCGCTGCTGCCGACCAAGGCGCTGAACTTCCCTGCGCCGAACGTCAGGGTGAGGTTGCGCAAAGCCTGAGTACGCTGATCACCGTAGCGAAACGATACGTTCTTCAGCACAATGTCACCCTGCGGTAGGGTGTCGCCGACATGGGTCGATACGTCCGATTCTGTGGCTGCGTTCATGATCTCGCCAAGTCGCCCGAGGGCGAACTCCACCTTTTTCACTTCATGCCACAAATGCGTCAACCGCAGCATCGGATGCAGCACGCGCATCGACAACATCTGATACGCAATCAGTTGGCCAGCACTCATCTGCCCTTGTATCACCAATTCCGCGCCAAGCCATAAAATCGCCAGTGTCGACAGGCGCTGGATCGATGCGTTGATGGCCTGCAACGATCCCTGCGTTCCGGAGGTTTCCTTCGTAGCAAGAACCAATCGCGCAAACGCTGCTTCCCAGCGACCCCGGATGATATTTTCCGCACCCAGTGCTTTCACGGTTTCGATGGTCGAAATGCCTTCGATCAATCGGGTTTGTGCTTCCGTCGTCGCGAAAGAAAATTCCTTGGCATTGCGTAACTCCCAAGGCTTGGCGATGATCGCTACCGTAGCCATGAGCAGGCCCGTAACTATGGTAATCAGCGTCAGTCTGCCACTGTAGCTGTACATCAAAGGGAGAAAAATCACAATAAATGAAATATCAACGATACTTGTTGCTGATGGACCAGTAATAAAGCTGCGTACTGTATCCAGTTCGCGAAAAATGCCGATCACCTGGCCGCTGGAACGATGCTGGAAATAACCCAGTGGTAGTCGCATCAAATGTCGTTTAATGTGGGTTCCAAGTGCAATATCGATTTTGCTGGCAATATGCGCCTGTTGACGGGAGCGAAGAATTGTCAGCACCAGTTCAAAGGCGATGACGATGAACATACCCAAACCGAGTACATACAGCATGGAAGGGTTGTTGCGTACCAATACCTTGTCGATAATGATCTGACTGAATAAAGGAGTTGCCGTGGCAAACAGCTGCAGCACCAATGAAGCCAGAGCAATCTTCCAAAGCAGCGCCTTAAATTTGAGCATACGCCTACCCAACCAGCCCATTCCAAACCGCCGATGCTCCTCCTGCGTGCTGCCCGTCTCTACCACTTCAATTATTTTCCCATCGCAAGCGTCACGCAGTTGGGAAGTGGTAGCAATACCCCTCTCGGCTGGGAAAAGCGGATTGACAGTGACATATCCAGCATCATTTTTTTCCATCACCAGTATGAATACTCCATCAACGTTTTGGTACGCGAATGGATAGGTGAATAATGACGCCTTTGCGCGCCCCATTTTTGTGACTCTTGCTTTCAATTGGAACTTTTTTGCCAACTCATGAAATAGTTCGATGGGATTTTTATCCTCATCAATCATGCCCATGGAAATTAATTTCTGGCTATTGACATCTATTTTATGTTTATTGGCAAAAAGACAAAAACTAATGACTGCGCTAAGCTGGCGAGATGAAATTGCCATTAAGTAAAATTCCCAAAGAAAAACGGAGGAAAATATTGAAGCTGGAGGCTTTTGTTACCGTACAGAGGACGTGAATTGTCCATAAAATTAATACGAATCGTTCTTATTTATACTACCATTCACACTGTAGCATATTATTGTTAAATTAAAAATAGTATTTTTGTGAATTGTCTGTCATTTTCAGAAGATGACTGGGCCATTCTTATGAAAATGACACGCTTTCTGGCCGGGCGCTGAAGTGCAACAAACATTCGTTTCTTGGACAGCACGGTAGAGCGCCTCAATTGAGGGACGACCGAGGAAGTCGAAACCCTTGCGTAGCCGAATCCGACCGGGTTGCAGCTCATCATCGAGCACCAGTGCAGGGCCTGCAGAGCGACTCGGCTACCCAAGTCGGCCTGCTGGAGCAGGCCAACCTCCGAGCATTTACCTACATCGACGCAATCCAGATGGCGACCGGGTATTGCGTACAACGGTCCGATCTGATCGGCTACCAACGCATCCTTAGAGTTTGGCGCAAGACCTAGTTGGCAGCGAGAGTCAAGCGGGTCATCGACCACTGGTTGGGATTAGTGGCCGAAATCGAGGCCGATACAAAGGCGGAGCTGAACATCCTGGTCAGTTGCAGATAATGCTGGTTCGCGGCGATGGAATGCACGTCGGCGCGGATAAATGCTGGTTCATTTTCAGCTAATGCTGGTTTGAAGGAAGGGGCTTCAGTTGCAGTTATTCCTGGCCGAGAATCGGCTAAAATGCTGGTCGGGCCCGTTTCAAATGCAGGTCACTACATACATGAGGGTCGGCCGGGATTCGTGTAAAAATTCCCAAAAGCCGACCTAACAACATGATTTATTGGAGGATTCTGGTTCTATAGTTCATCGGAGGAACGATTCTTTCCAGGTCGTACATGGGGCGTACTTTCTTCCAGCTCAACTGGTGAAGCCTACAGATCAGGCACGCCGTCGCCGGCTTTCGAACAGGATCCATCCTGAAGAAACGCACCGTCACCTGAGAGCAAACTATTGCGTCTTCGCAGATGTGGCACTGGGATTAAAATTCCAACGAGGTACCCAGTATTTTTTCTCATCAACAGTAACGTAAAAATTGCCGTCAGTTTGCACAGAAATCTTGCTGTCTTCGAGCCGCTTGCCGAGCCTGCGCGGTAACCCATAAAAATAGGCTAGCGCAACCGATAGCCATTGGCCCTGAAAAAGAGGGGAGGTGTTGGCTGCGCTGATCAAAGCGACCAGATCCGCTTCAAGTTTTCTTTTCTGGTTGGCATGAGCTTGGCTTTTCTTGTGCTCAATGTTCACGCCAGCGCCATAATTGCTATTGATAAATCCAACGAATCCAGTAATTCCAGCCTGTTGGCCAGGTACCCTCGCCAGATACCGATTCAATGACAATTGCCCTGGGACGGAAACGCCGTCCGCCTCGCATTCACCCAACAGCGCGGCCGCCGGCTGTAGAGACAAGCGGGCGCTTCTGACCGTAATCTTACCATCAGCCATCCGGCCAAGCAGCTCATCTCTATATGCTAATAGGATTTTCGCTGGCATTGTCTCCGGTCGCAATTGTGAGGTAATGGCCTTGATGCGGCGATGCTCGGATGCCTGCTCACGCAGGTTGGCGTCCACGACCACTCGCGACGTTTCAGCCAACCAGCACATCGGCAAGCGAACCCGCCGCAGGCCTTCGGCGTTGAAATGATCCAAAAGTTTCTTGTAGCTCGGTATTGCACCCCACTTTTTGTCAATTTCGTAGAAGAATAGAAAATACCGATGGATTGACTGCGCAGCTATTTGCTTCGGCACTTCGTTGATGAGCCAGAGGCAGAACTCCTTAAAAAGAGCCGTTATTTGCGGTGTCGACAAACCAGCTTCGTCAAGATTGGCCCGGCTAAAGAACGTGTCTGTCCAATAGCAAGCCGCACAGCGTTTGCCGCGTCCGGCAGGCATCTTGCAACCGCATAATGGACAGGAAATAGGACCACTATCGCTACAAGCCTTGCACATTGGAATTCTGTTGATATAACTTGCAACGATACGATGGCGCCTGCAACTTCGGCACGTGGCGTACACACTGCTTGCTGCTGATAAAATATCACTTGGTACGTTGGCTAGCGTGGTGTCGATCGGTGGTTTAATGACAACGGTACGCCGGGGTCGAAAATACACGGAACAACTCCTGCAGACGGGCCCGTAGAGTGTGACTTTTCCAATGACGTAGTCGATTTTTCCGCACCTGGCGCAGGGCACGTCATTTTCGCATGTCGTGCAGACAGCACTCAGGTCGGCCTTGGGCAAGCGTGCGAACTGCTCGCACGCAGGGCATTGTCGGCGTTCGAACACCTTGGGATAACACGACGAGCAGATACGCACTCCGTGATATACCCGGTGCGCTTTAAGCATGTTGTGCCCACATTGATCGCAGCACTGCGCCACAGGCAAAGAGGCCTTCATGAAATCCTCCGCATTTTACGTTGGAGACGCGCCCATATGCGTGTAACCGTCTGGCGTGGCAAAGGGGCAATCTCTGCGGTTTTGCTGTTTGATTTTCGACTGCGGGATTGTTTTGGCAGAGCGTCAACGATATCGCGAATGTGCACAGGTAGATTTGACAGACATTGCCTCAATGTGGCCGAACTCAGTGACAAGGCTTGCGCCGTTTCCAGCAAGCGCTTCGGGCCAGCTGCCAGTAGTTTTCCAGTGCCCGCCAAAAACACCGCGCGCTCCCCAACCGGCAGCAATTCAAAACCCAACCCGGTGAGCGAAGGACGCATTCCAGGTATATCAGCGCCCAGCATCACCAAGCAGCTGGCTAAGTTACTCGACGAGTTACGTATAGCGACACGCAGCAACATAAGGAAATATCTGCTGAGCAGAAACCATTCGGTAGTGGCTAATGTGAATTCACCGTATTTTCCATATCCACAGCTAACGACATCGTCAGCGGTAATTTGGAACGCCATTGCTCCGGCGTCAGCGGCCATCGCGTGGCATGCGCGCAGGTCATAACCACATGATGAGCAGACGTTCAAAAGGCCCGTCGGCGGCGACAGGCGGTGTGGCTCGACGGGGGCCGCACAGTGACAACAACGATCAAGCAACGCCGCGCTGTGGACGTGGCAACAGTTATGCCATGCAAGGCGCCATTGAAGACGATAGAAAGGAGATTTATCGGTGCCAAAACACTGCGGGCAGTATTGGAGGCCTCCATGACGCTGACGGTTACGCGAGCCCAAGGCCAAAATCCACGGAACGACCGCTACGTCGCCGGGTACCGCCGTTCCGATCGCCATTGCAATTGTTCGCAGTGATGCCGCGTCCAGCGCGGACATATCAATGCCAGACATGCGCTCCAAGATGCGTAATCGCTCAGTAGCGACGCCTCTATCAAGATCAAGCGTCCACACTCGCCACTTCGGCCAGAGTTCTCCAGTGAGCGCGAGTGGATCACAGCCTTGCGACAAGGCCACCCGAACAAGCCAAGTCGAGAGGAGTTCGTCTGCCTCCAGTGGTACCGGCACCGGCCAGCGAGACGCTATCCGACCAGTTCCCGGATGCCACGTGTGGGACGCAACCATGCTTTACTCTCCACGATAGTCTTATCAATCTGTTCCTTGCCGGACTTGATCGCTTCGACAGCGCACTCAATCAATAGGCGATGCAGATTACCTGTGTTACCTTCGGAGATCGTGTAGAGCCGCTGAGCAAGCTCCGGCGCATGCAGATTCGATCCTAACTTGAGTGGCAATACCTTTTCGAATCCAGCCAGCAGACGTTGAAAGTCGACATTGAGTTCCCAGGCTGGCAGCGTCATGACGTCGAAACGACTGGCATGCTGTGGGTCTGTATGCAAAACACGCACTGCCTCCCGTGTACCGACACCGACGATCGGGATCGCCAGCTCATTACACAGCAGTTTGATGGCATTCATGACCTCACGCTGCTTTACCGGCGAACCCGTGAGCAGGGAGTGGAATTCATCAATGATAAGCATGCGGACGTGGCAAGCCCTGAACAGATGGATAGTTTGATATCTGAGTTTTGATGTCGGGTCGGTTGCCCGATAGGGCGCAAAAAATTCTTCCAGGATCGAGATGTACAAGCCTTTCTCATCCGCACTTGGCGGCGCCTCCGCGACAATGACCGGTTTGACTGGTTCAGATTCGTCATTGACATAAGGTTGCCCACACAGATGACGAAAACGCGCGACGATAGTCGTCTTGCCGTTGTTGGAGTCACCGACGATAAGCAGATTGGGCATCCGTGGACGCATGGGTTTGAGAATCAAGCCCTGGAGCGTATCAAGGATGTTTTGCGCGACCTTGTACCCAATCCAGCGGGGGTGATCCAGAAACTCAATTCGCTCTGCGGCACTCAACGCCATAATATGTCGGAAGTCTTCGTGAATGTGTTCGTAAGTACTCATGCAATATCCCCAAAGTCGTTAATTTCACCGTCAAGCAGGCCATCTTGTAACGCCATCGCGGATTGAACTTGGACTGGCAACTTCGGCGCTGGCAAGGGCTGTGCAGGCGACACATTCTTGGCGTGCTCTTTCCGGCGTTGCGCCTGCCGGCGAGCTGCTTTAGTCTTCTCCGCCGCTTCATCGACTCGGCTGCGTAGCTCGGTGATCGCATGGAGGATCTGATGCTCGTTCACGCTGGCCACGCCATCACGTTTCAATTTATCCTTGGCCTGCTGATACTCCCAAATGCTCATCGCTGGCAAAGTCAGGTCCGCCAGCGGTATCTTGAAATAATGCTCAAGCTTGGGATCAAAAAACCAGATCGTGCTGATGTCACGCGGGTCGCGTCGAAAAATCAGATCTTTCTTTTTCTTCGTGTTCTCATCCTGGGCGTTAATCCACGGCCGCAATGCTTCGGCGTAGTAGCTCAGTCCATCGATAGTGACACCAAAGGTTTGCACAGTGCGGCGGAAAAATGGCAAAAAATCGAGCAGGATTGTGAGCCTGTCGGCGGGCCGGGGTGGCACACCAATACCCTGAACCTCAGCGTTACCAAATATTCCGATTTCCCATTTGCGCATTGGCGACAGGCCGATCGCGGAGTGCAGGCGTCGATGATAGAGCTTGGTTATAAGGGTAACTAGCCACTCCTCGAATTCCGACTTCGTGAGCGTTGCGTGCTTCTCGGAGTCATAACCGTCCCGTTCCTTCACTGAAGAAAAGGTGGTACCAGGCAGATCGTGGATCTCGCGCAGTAGCGTGCCAAGCATACGTTCGATATGGCCGCCGTATCGCGGTTGTTTGACTGGCCGAAACTCCAAACTGATGCCGTACATCAGGCACGACTGTTGAAAGTTATTGGAGCGAAAATCTGCGCCGTTATCAACGTAAATTGTCCTTGGAACACCCCAAACAGGCCATTCTGCATCCACCTTGTGAAGCAACATCCAATCGTCTTTAGGCAACATGGAATGCGCAACGCACATGGCGACCGAGGTCTCCGATGGTGGATCGAATGACAGGTAATATCCTGTCACCACACGCGTGTGCACGTCCATTGCCAGCGTGATCCAAGGACGGCCAATCGGCTTTCGGTACACATCATCAACCAGGATGATATCGGCTGGCGTGTGATCAATTTGCATGACGGCGAGCGGGAAAGTGGCGTTGGGAAAGCTGCCTGCGGCGGGAAGAAATTTGTTCTTGGCTTTTTCCTTGTGGCCACGGCCGCGCAGTTGTTCCTTCTCAGCAATACGAGAAATCCTCGCGCGAATTGCTGTGGGACTAGGCGGAGTAATCCCCTTGGCTTGGCAAGCACGTAAGACCTCGGTGATCGCCTTTTGAGCGGTGGGTCGTTGTAGCGTTAAGTAGAAGTCACGAATCACCTGCTCAATCAATGCCTCAGCATCTTGATCAATTCGACCATTTCCCTGTTTCCAGCCACGCTTTTGCGGAATGAGCGCCGTTACAACCCCGTACGCTTTATAACGCTGAAGCCAGCGATACAACGTCGCAGGGTTGATCTTCAGTTCGCTCGCCCGCGCCTCGACATTCTCGCGACCAAGGCGACCTGCGTCGACGAGTGGTTTGATTGCTGCAAGGCGCTCCTGAGCGATACGCCAATCTTCATCGGCGATATCTCCCAAATCCTGACTGGCATTCTGAGTGACAGTTGGCGAACGCTCAATCGAGCGCAGATCACCAATTCGCAAAGATGCGCTTTGGCCCGTATCGACATTCACGCCGATGAGTGACTCAAAATCGAGCACTTGAACAATACGGAAGATAGTCTCACCGCGCTGGACGAGTCCGCCTACGTTCACATTAACGCGCTCGCGGATGGGCTCGAAAGCATCATTGGATATTACATATTCGGTCTCAGTAGACATTTGTAGGAATCCATACTTCAGAAAATTCGTTGATGCTTTTGCTGACGTCACAGTCCAAACGTCGAGTTGCGATCAAATGCCAGATGTGTGCCACACCTTGGCTACGGTATAGCCCCATGAAATGGCGGGCAAGAAGGTAGTGAATGGGTGCGGCCCCCATCTGTTGAACGCTGTCAATCACACATTGGCTCTCTTCCGGAGAGAAGCTCATACGCTTGTATCGCTCGAAAAAGCGGATATTTTCAAAAACTTTGTCGCGCACGCGCGACTCATCATGTATGCGGAACTGCCAGCCTTGCTCATGCGCGTAATGTCGCGCAGTCTTCCATTTCGGCAACCAGCTACGCCAATGTTGCCGCCATTCCACTTGAGGCTTGATCTCAACGAGCAAAGGTTTGGGATAGTCGCTGTAACTACGGTTACCCAGTTTGTAATACACCAGGAAGTCAGGAGTGTAGGTATAGGTCTGCCCATTTACTCCCAAAAAGGGTATCTGCGCAGGTTGAGCTATGACGTCGAGCACATCCAAGAAGAACTCGGACCGCATCAAAAAATCACGCTCCAACGTAGACTCGAACGGGACTGCCACGTCGCCACGGAAGGGATACACCCCGGATACGCTCCGACGGGTCGGCTTAATTTTGCGAGTTTGATACGGCACAAGCTCGTCGCAGCTATTTTGGTTCATTTTGGGTTCGGTCGCAGCTATTCTAGAAAAAAACGTCGTAATAATTTGAAAAAAATCCGGCTAAGTCATTGATTTTCGAGCTAAGTTGTCGCACTTATTAAAGAGTATCACAGCGGCAACGTGCCGCGCCCGGGAGAAATCTCGCTGGCACACTGCGGTGTGTTGTTTCTCGATGAAATCGCCGAATTTCAGCGCCGGGTCCTCGATGTCTTGCGCCAACCCATGGAATCGGGCGTCATCAGCATTTCGCGCGCGGCCCGCCAGGCCGAGTTTCCTGCCCGCTTTCAGTTGATCGCCGCCATGAATCCCTGCCCGTGCGGCTACCTGGGACATGCTTCCGGCCGTTGCCGCAGCACGCCGGATGCCGTGCTCCGTTATCACAATCGCCTGTCCGGCCCGCTGCTCGACCGTATCGACCTGCAAATCGAAGTTGCCGCCATGCCACCGGCGGCGCTGGGGCGGCACGCAGGCGCCGGCGAAAGCACGCAGTGCATCGCCACGCGGGTAGCGGCAGCCTTTGCCCTGCAGCTGGCACGCCAGGGGAAAGCGAACCAGCGCCTGAGCAGCACGGAAATCGAACAGCATTGTCGCCTGGAGCCACATGGCGAACAATTGTTGCATGGTGCCATGGCGCGCCTGCACTGGTCGGCACGCACCTACCACCGGGTACTGCGCGTGGCGCGCAGCATCGCGGACCTGGCGGCCAGTCCCGCCATCACGCAGCCGCATATTGCCGAAGCGATCCAGTACCGGCGCGTGCTGCGTGAAGTATAAAACGACCAGTGAAAGAGCCACACGTGCGCGATTGCGCGTGATTGGCGGCGCTGCTACCATCTGCTGATGAAAAAACCATCACTCGCCCTCTTTCTGTCTACGCTCGCGGCCGTCAGCGTCTTGTCCGCCTGCAGTCCGAAATTCGACTGGCGCGACTATCGCAGCCCCGACGCCCAGTTCACGGCCCTGTTTCCGGGCAAGCCGACCGTGCTGACGCGCGAGATCGATCTCGATGGCAAGAAAGTCAGCCTGACCATGACGGCGAGCGAAGTCGATGGCAATACCTTCGCCATCGGCAGCGCCGTGCTCGACAGCGCAGAACAGGCGCAAGCGGCCCTGCCCGCCATGCAGACTGCCTTGTTGAAAAATATCAACGGCACTGTGCGCAGCGAAAAATCGGCATCGGCAGCCAGCAGCACTGCTGCCGGAATACATCAGCGCAGTTCGCTCAGCATCGAGGCCAGCGGCAC of Janthinobacterium sp. PAMC25594 contains these proteins:
- a CDS encoding peptidase domain-containing ABC transporter translates to MAISSRQLSAVISFCLFANKHKIDVNSQKLISMGMIDEDKNPIELFHELAKKFQLKARVTKMGRAKASLFTYPFAYQNVDGVFILVMEKNDAGYVTVNPLFPAERGIATTSQLRDACDGKIIEVVETGSTQEEHRRFGMGWLGRRMLKFKALLWKIALASLVLQLFATATPLFSQIIIDKVLVRNNPSMLYVLGLGMFIVIAFELVLTILRSRQQAHIASKIDIALGTHIKRHLMRLPLGYFQHRSSGQVIGIFRELDTVRSFITGPSATSIVDISFIVIFLPLMYSYSGRLTLITIVTGLLMATVAIIAKPWELRNAKEFSFATTEAQTRLIEGISTIETVKALGAENIIRGRWEAAFARLVLATKETSGTQGSLQAINASIQRLSTLAILWLGAELVIQGQMSAGQLIAYQMLSMRVLHPMLRLTHLWHEVKKVEFALGRLGEIMNAATESDVSTHVGDTLPQGDIVLKNVSFRYGDQRTQALRNLTLTFGAGKFSALVGSSGSGKSTLLKLLLKLQQQSIGSIQYGASDLRGIDPVLLRKRVSLVVQDTQLFTMSVAENIAIRAPWASMEEIVAAAQCVGAHEFIDNLQHGYRTVLGENGVAVSGGQRQRIAIARAILDQPDVLILDEATSALDFPSEKLIYRNLFQIFKGRKIIVITHRIRSVEHCDTIHVLDQGALVASGSHAALMASCDAYRHMLEQGPVRAEANGSEEVQYG
- a CDS encoding TniQ family protein gives rise to the protein MVASHTWHPGTGRIASRWPVPVPLEADELLSTWLVRVALSQGCDPLALTGELWPKWRVWTLDLDRGVATERLRILERMSGIDMSALDAASLRTIAMAIGTAVPGDVAVVPWILALGSRNRQRHGGLQYCPQCFGTDKSPFYRLQWRLAWHNCCHVHSAALLDRCCHCAAPVEPHRLSPPTGLLNVCSSCGYDLRACHAMAADAGAMAFQITADDVVSCGYGKYGEFTLATTEWFLLSRYFLMLLRVAIRNSSSNLASCLVMLGADIPGMRPSLTGLGFELLPVGERAVFLAGTGKLLAAGPKRLLETAQALSLSSATLRQCLSNLPVHIRDIVDALPKQSRSRKSNSKTAEIAPLPRQTVTRIWARLQRKMRRIS
- a CDS encoding TniB family NTP-binding protein; translated protein: MSTYEHIHEDFRHIMALSAAERIEFLDHPRWIGYKVAQNILDTLQGLILKPMRPRMPNLLIVGDSNNGKTTIVARFRHLCGQPYVNDESEPVKPVIVAEAPPSADEKGLYISILEEFFAPYRATDPTSKLRYQTIHLFRACHVRMLIIDEFHSLLTGSPVKQREVMNAIKLLCNELAIPIVGVGTREAVRVLHTDPQHASRFDVMTLPAWELNVDFQRLLAGFEKVLPLKLGSNLHAPELAQRLYTISEGNTGNLHRLLIECAVEAIKSGKEQIDKTIVESKAWLRPTRGIRELVG
- a CDS encoding Mu transposase C-terminal domain-containing protein; this encodes MSTETEYVISNDAFEPIRERVNVNVGGLVQRGETIFRIVQVLDFESLIGVNVDTGQSASLRIGDLRSIERSPTVTQNASQDLGDIADEDWRIAQERLAAIKPLVDAGRLGRENVEARASELKINPATLYRWLQRYKAYGVVTALIPQKRGWKQGNGRIDQDAEALIEQVIRDFYLTLQRPTAQKAITEVLRACQAKGITPPSPTAIRARISRIAEKEQLRGRGHKEKAKNKFLPAAGSFPNATFPLAVMQIDHTPADIILVDDVYRKPIGRPWITLAMDVHTRVVTGYYLSFDPPSETSVAMCVAHSMLPKDDWMLLHKVDAEWPVWGVPRTIYVDNGADFRSNNFQQSCLMYGISLEFRPVKQPRYGGHIERMLGTLLREIHDLPGTTFSSVKERDGYDSEKHATLTKSEFEEWLVTLITKLYHRRLHSAIGLSPMRKWEIGIFGNAEVQGIGVPPRPADRLTILLDFLPFFRRTVQTFGVTIDGLSYYAEALRPWINAQDENTKKKKDLIFRRDPRDISTIWFFDPKLEHYFKIPLADLTLPAMSIWEYQQAKDKLKRDGVASVNEHQILHAITELRSRVDEAAEKTKAARRQAQRRKEHAKNVSPAQPLPAPKLPVQVQSAMALQDGLLDGEINDFGDIA
- a CDS encoding TnsA endonuclease N-terminal domain-containing protein → MNQNSCDELVPYQTRKIKPTRRSVSGVYPFRGDVAVPFESTLERDFLMRSEFFLDVLDVIAQPAQIPFLGVNGQTYTYTPDFLVYYKLGNRSYSDYPKPLLVEIKPQVEWRQHWRSWLPKWKTARHYAHEQGWQFRIHDESRVRDKVFENIRFFERYKRMSFSPEESQCVIDSVQQMGAAPIHYLLARHFMGLYRSQGVAHIWHLIATRRLDCDVSKSINEFSEVWIPTNVY